A stretch of Megalobrama amblycephala isolate DHTTF-2021 linkage group LG14, ASM1881202v1, whole genome shotgun sequence DNA encodes these proteins:
- the LOC125245447 gene encoding scavenger receptor cysteine-rich type 1 protein M130-like, giving the protein MKNAMCTGYESMLKKCRLIQSVDINMCLEKNAQVICSEVRLVGGSRCSGRLEILDNQTWVSVCAAAFDQQDAEVVCRELDCGAPVQVLGEDAFGKGDAQMWTQEIQCRGNESQIHLCPISPSYKTCSYENDVGLVCADSMRVRLVGGHSRCAGRVEILHRGQWGTVCDNFWDLADAAVVCRELDCGEPVDAVGGAHFGQGSGLIWTNRKFCSGSESTLKNCGTVDWWFKDCDHTKDAGVICSGVRLIGNSSCSGRIEVLDNQTWMSVLGLGRLPHYRNTAVT; this is encoded by the exons ATGAAAAATGCAATGTGTACTGGCTATGAGTCTATGCTTAAGAAATGTAGACTCATACAATCAGTTGATATTAATATGTGTCTTGAAAAGAACGCTCAAGTTATTTGTTCAG AAGTCAGGCTGGTTGGAGGTTCTCGCTGCTCTGGGAGGTTAGAGATACTTGATAATCAGACGTGGGTTTcagtgtgtgctgctgcctttgaccagcaggatgcagaggttgtgtgtagagagctggactgtggggctcctgtacaggtgctgggagaagatgcttttggaaaaggagacgctcagatgtggacacaagagattcagtgcagAGGAAATGAGTCTCAGATTCACCTCTGTCCAATATCACCATCATATAAAACCTGTTCATATGAAAATGATGTTGGCTTGGTGTGTGCAg ACAGTATGAGAGTAAGGTTGGTTGGTGGTCACAGTCGCTGTGCTGGTAGAGTGGAGATTCTTCATAGAGGTCAgtggggaacagtgtgtgatAATTTCTGGGATTtggctgatgctgcagtggtgtgtagagagctggactgtggagaaCCTGTAGATGCTGTGGGTGGTGCTCACTTTGGACAAGGATCAGGATTGATCTGGACAAATCGCAAGTTCTGTTCTGGATCAGAATCTACATTGAAGAACTGTGGAACAGTAGATTGGTGGTTTAAAGACTGTGATCATACTAAGGATGCAGGAGTCATCTGCTCAG GTGTCAGGCTTATCGGAAACTCCAGTTGCTCTGGGAGAATTGAAGTTCTTGATAATCAGACATGGATGTCAGTGTTAGGCCTGGGACGGTTACCGCATTACCGCAATACCGCGGTCACGTGA
- the LOC125245573 gene encoding scavenger receptor cysteine-rich type 1 protein M130-like, giving the protein MWTQEIQCRGNESQIQLCPTSSHKNSCSHDNYQGLFCADKKNVRLVGGHSRCAGRVEVFHRGQWGTVCHYSWDMTEAAVVCRELDCGEPVDALGGAHFGQGSGPIWMVGVFCTGSESALKNCGSAGWGKHSCTHIYDAGVICSGHKASRLFNGSHLCSGRLEVFHNQTWVSVCAAAFDQQDAEVVCRELDCGAPVQVLGEDAFGKGDAQMWTQEIQCKGNESQISFCSISSSHKNSCTSDNNVGLICSGYTEAKLMNGSDSCSGRVELRFISKWGTVCDACWDMRAASVLCRQLNCGIAVSVVGSDWFGEGSGEIWADVFDCDGNETKLSECSISSWSRAECSHRRDVGVICSDSSLAVHDGLVRLSGERQCEGEVEVSIHQIWRRVLLDSWSLTESSVVCRQLGCGSVLNFSGSSSSSPEHIHECVTGFQCSGSEAHLGKCSSPQTLNCSSTQQLSITCLGHGSIRLVGSGGDCAGRLEVFHSGSWGTVCDDSWDIKDAHVVCRQLQCGVALSNQQVPAWFGPGSGPIWLDEVECEGNETSLWSCSSPGWGKHDCQHKEDVGVVCSEFKEIRLTEGCEGNVEVFYNGSWGNVCWNQMDRDTVSLICQELNCGRSGVFSSSIPRVESAPNWLDEVKCRPHDSNVWQCPSSPWGQNDCGEDEVAKIFCLEQESHESPRSSLSCSTSPHQRQCSDHVPLRLSGGEGRCSGRLEVYHNAVWGSVCDDLWDISDAQVVCRQLDCGAALRADGNSVFGAGKGVVWLNRVECRGNEIHLWDCPLSLKNHTDCSNKEHAGLTCADLPDLSVSTTPATTSSSSPPVSQTVSSTSVSRSQTPPSLSVLVIVLGVVLLLLLVPLLILIQQNRVMRRALSKRRHRSTTEAVYEEIHHRPTNRHSVFSQRGSVLSTEQHSGYEDADELLSAKPAVGMKTDYYNDVTTTEGPTDDLAENYDDVVIVQQFSNDKKEDVQEEYDDVKNIME; this is encoded by the exons ATGTggacacaagagattcagtgcagAGGAAACGAGTCTCAGATTCAACTCTGTCCAACATCCTCACACAAAAACAGCTGTTCACATGATAATTACCAGGGGCTGTTCTGTGCTG ATAAAAAGAATGTGAGGTTGGTTGGTGGTCACAGTCGCTGTGCTGGTAGAGTGGAGGTTTTTCATAGAGGTCAGTGGGGAACAGTGTGTCATTATTCCTGGGATATGACTGAAgctgcagtggtgtgtagagagctggactgtggagaaCCTGTAGATGCTCTGGGTGGTGCTCATTTTGGGCAAGGATCAGGACCAATCTGGATGGTTGGTGTGTTTTGTACCGGATCAGAATCAGCATTGAAGAACTGTGGGTCAGCAGGATGGGGTAAACATTCATGTACTCACATTTATGATGCCGGTGTCATCTGCTCAG GTCATAAAGCTTCCAGACTCTTTAATGGATCTCACCTCTGCTCTGGGAGGTTAGAGGTGTTTCATAATCAGACGTGGGTTTcagtgtgtgctgctgcctttgaccagcaggatgcagaggttgtgtgtagagagctggactgtggggctcctgtacaggtgctgggagaagatgcttttggCAAAGGAGATGCTCAGATGTggacacaagagattcagtgcaaAGGAAATgagtctcagatttcattttGCTCAATATCATCATCACACAAAAACAGCTGCACCAGTGACAATAATGTGGGACTGATCTGTTCAG GTTACACAGAGGCCAAACTGATGAACGGTTCAGACTCTTGTTCTGGAAGAGTGGAGCTTCGGTTCATCAGTAAATGGGGCACAGTgtgtgatgcatgctgggataTGAGAGCTGCCAGTGTCCTCTGTAGACAGTTGAATTGTGGGATTGCTGTGTCTGTTGTGGGATCGGACTGGTTTGGAGAGGGAAGTGGTGAAATCTGGGCTGATGTGTTTGATTGTGACGGGAATGAAACAAAACTCTCAGAATGTTCCATCTCTTCATGGAGTCGAGCTGAATGTTCTCATAGACGAGATGTTGGAGTCATCTGCTCTG ATTCCTCTCTGGCTGTTCATGATGGTCTGGTGCGGTTGTCTGGAGAGAGACAGTGTGAGGGGGAGGTGGAAGTTTCCATCCATCAGATCTGGAGGAGAGTTCTGCTGGACTCCTGGAGTCTCACTGAATCCTCTGTGGTCTGCAGACAGCTGGGCTGTGGCTCTGTGCTGAACTTCTCCGGCTCCTCTTCATCCAGTCCTGAACACATTCATGAGTGTGTGACGGGCTTCCAGTGCTCTGGGAGTGAAGCTCATCTGGGGAAATGCAGCTCTCCACAAACTCTCAACTGCAGCTCCACACAACAGCTGTCAATCACCTGCCTTG GTCACGGGTCCATCAGGCTGGTGGGTTCTGGGGGAGACTGTGCAGGGAGGCTGGAGGTTTTTCACAGCGGCTCATGGGGGACAGTGTGTGATGACTCCTGGGATATTAAAGATGCCCATGTGGTGTGCAGACAGCTGCAGTGTGGAGTGGCCCTCAGTAACCAGCAGGTACCAGCCTGGTTTGGTCCTGGTTCTGGACCCATATGGCTGGATGAGGTGGAGTGTGAGGGGAATGAGACGTCCCTGTGGAGCTGCTCTTCTCCAGGCTGGGGAAAACATGACTGTCAACACAAGGAGGATGTAGGAGTCGTGTGCTCAG AGTTTAAAGAGATCAGGTTAACTGAGGGCTGTGAAGGGAATGTAGAGGTTTTCTACAATGGATCCTGGGGTAATGTGTGCTGGAACCAGATGGACAGAGACACAGTGAGTCTGATCTGTCAGGAGCTGAACTGTGGAAGATCTGGAGTTTTTTCCAGTTCTATACCAAGAGTGGAATCAGCTCCTAACTGGCTGGATGAAGTGAAATGTCGACCACATGATTCAAATGTGTGGCAGTGTCCATCTTCACCCTGGGGACAGAATGACTGTGGTGAAGATGAAGTGGCTAAAATCTTCTGTTTGG AACAGGAGAGTCATGAGTCTCCTAGAAGCTCTTTGTCATGCTCCACATCTCCACATCAGAGACAGTGTTCAG ATCATGTTCCTCTCAGACTGAGTGGAGGGGAGGGCCGGTGCTCTGGGAGGCTGGAGGTGTATCATAACGCTGTGTGGGGCTCAGTCTGTGATGATCTGTGGGACATCAGCGATGCTCAGGTGGTCTGCAGACAGCTGGATTGTGGAGCAGCACTGAGGGCTGATGGGAATTCAGTCTTTGGTGCTGGTAAAGGTGTTGTGTGGCTGAACAGAGTCGAGTGCAGAGGGAATGAGATTCACCTGTGGGACTGTCCTCTCTCCCTGAAGAACCACACTGACTGCTCCAACAAAGAGCACGCTGGACTCACCTGTGCAG ATTTGCCAGATTTGTCAGTGTCCACTACTCCTGCCACAACATCATCATCTTCTCCTCCAGTTTCTCAGACAGTGAGCTCAACATCAGTCTCTCGTTCACAAACTCCTCCGTCTCTCTCTGTGCTTGTGATTGTACTGGGAGTTGTGCTCTTACTGCTCTTAGTGCCACTGCTTATACTGATTCAGCAGAACAGAGTGATGAGGAGAG CTCTCTCTAAGAGGAGACACAGGAGCACGACTGAGGCCGTTTATGAGGAGATTCATCACAGACCTACTAACAGACACAGTGTCTTCTCTCAGAGGG GAAGTGTCCTTTCTACCGAACAGCATTCTGGGTATGAAGATGCTGATGAGCTTCTTTCAG caaaacctGCAGTAGGAATGAAGACTGACTACTATAACGATGTCACCACCACTGAAGGGCCAACAG ATGACTTAGCAGAAAACTATGATGATGTTGTCATCGTACAGCAGTTCTCCAATGATAAAAAAG AGGATGTTCAGGAGGAGTATGATGATGTGAAGAACATCATGGAATGA
- the LOC125245431 gene encoding E3 SUMO-protein ligase ZBED1-like: MAERANLVAKPNVTSPIWGHFGFEPDEKGLPGNFNEPICRICYKKIPVSRSNTSNLRTHLRIHHPATFAALGSTTSASSEDRPTTSGQGRQLGIADSFAKGTKYQRDSHQWRTLTDSVTRLLLEEKLPFNLVEKPAFKAMLLAFDKQYVPPDRKYFSKKAVPEKYMKMKDSLTRELKDADHFSITTDMWSSVNMMPYMSVTVHYLNTNWELKSRCLETSFMPESHTSDNLSEALRSALKEWSLDEKRLACVTSDNGANIVAAVRKLGWGWLPCFGHNLHLAVTNSMNAEKERTARAMGLCRTLVNAFSHSWQKKQRLQKEQTELDLPQHSLVLDCPTRWGTKQKMIARILEQGPAIRRVLDDRRTQHLIPTWQDMEVMESVNAALKKVADFTDALSSERAVTASSLKPVLQLVTEDLLLPAEEDTQLTRNLKEKMSAVLMEKYSAPSTQQLLAKTAFVDPRYKDIDISDEVKDELMQEMMNVPEEQRDDGDGKGASAPNPPKKPNLADLLGKKKEKTSTPTPKRIRVDTEIRRYLQEEALDSHADPLVWWRDNSVRFPLLSKVARKYMTICATSIPSERVFSAAGNVVTSFRASLKPDKVNMLVFLAKNMKAGM, from the exons ATGGCAGAGAGGGCTAACTTGGTGGCAAAGCCAAATGTCACGTCGCCAATATGGGGACATTTTGGCTTTGAACCCGATGAAAAAGGACTTCCAGGCAATTTTAATGAGCCCATTTGTAGAATTTGCTACAAAAAGATTCCGGTATCACGTTCAAATACGTCCAACCTGAGGACGCATCTTCGAATCCATCATCCGGCAACATTTGCTGCCCTTGGGAGCACAACAAGTGCTTCGTCTGAAGATCGGCCCACAACCTCAGGCCAGGGACGACAGCTGGGCATCGCAGACTCGTTTGCTAAAGGGACTAAGTACCAACGCGACAGCCATCAGTGGCGAACCCTGACGGATAGTGTGACTCGCCTCCTATTGGAGGAAAAGTTGCCATTTAACTTAGTCGAGAAACCAGCCTTTAAGGCGATGCTACTGGCCTTCGACAAACAATATGTCCCCCCTGACAGAAAATACTTTTCAAAAAAGGCAGTACCAGAGAAGTATATGAAAATGAAGGACAGTTTGACACGCGAGTTAAAGGACGCTGACCATTTTTCTATCACAACAGATATGTGGTCAAGCGTTAACATGATGCCCTATATGAGCGTGACAGTTCATTACCTGAACACCAACTGGGAGCTGAAGTCAAGGTGTTTGGAGACATCCTTCATGCCAGAAAGTCACACAAGTGATAACCTCTCCGAGGCTCTGCGATCAGCTCTTAAAGAATGGTCTCTGGATGAGAAGAGGTTGGCTTGTGTCACTAGTGATAACGGAGCAAACATTGTGGCTGCGGTGAGAAAACTTGGATGGGGATGGCTACCATGCTTCGGCCACAACCTCCATTTAGCCGTCACTAACTCCATGAACGCAGAAAAAGAACGCACTGCCCGGGCCATGGGTTTGTGTCGAACGCTTGTGAACGCTTTCTCCCATAGCTGGCAAAAGAAGCAACGGCTTCAGAAAGAACAAACTGAGCTGGACCTGCCTCAGCACTCCTTAGTACTG GATTGCCCCACCAGGTGGGGAACAAAGCAAAAAATGATTGCGCGCATTCTTGAACAAGGCCCTGCCATTCGGAGGGTTTTGGATGACCGGCGCACACAACACCTAATTCCGACGTGGCAGGACATGGAGGTCATGGAATCGGTGAATGCAGCCCTGAAAAAAGTTGCCGATTTCACGGATGCACTGTCTTCTGAGCGAGCAGTGACTGCATCCTCTTTGAAACCGGTGCTGCAGCTAGTCACCGAGGATCTGCTGCTCCCCGCTGAGGAGGACACCCAATTGACGCGCAACCTGAAAGAAAAAATGTCTGCCGTTTTGATGGAAAAATACAGTGCACCCTCAACTCAACAGCTATTGGCAAAGACCGCGTTTGTCGACCCTAGGTATAAGGACATTGACATTTCTGACGAGGTGAAGGATGAGCTCATGCAGGAGATGATGAATGTCCCCGAAGAGCAGCGTGATGACGGTGATGGAAAGGGAGCAAGTGCACCCAACCCTCCCAAAAAACCGAATCTGGCTGACTTacttgggaaaaaaaaagaaaaaacatctaCTCCGACCCCCAAGAGAATTCGTGTAGACACAGAGATCAGAAGGTATTTGCAGGAGGAAGCCCTGGATTCCCACGCAGACCCTCTTGTCTGGTGGCGGGACAATAGTGTCCGATTCCCTCTGCTTTCCAAAGTAGCCCGAAAATATATGACCATTTGCGCTACAAGCATTCCCTCAGAACGTGTGTTCAGTGCTGCAGGTAACGTCGTTACGTCTTTCAGGGCCTCCCTTAAACCTGACAAAGTGAACATGCTAGTTTTTCTAGCAAAAAATATGAAGGCTGGGATGTAA